The following are from one region of the Candidatus Bathyarchaeota archaeon genome:
- a CDS encoding sugar phosphate isomerase/epimerase, with product MADSENLDLRGIKRMKAGLSTLYCLGKSFRILLKELKNAPVSNIELVDEGLHFFTDRRIASIKKIVRERDFTTTVHAPFADINIASPNRDVWQIVLKRLKKSIRFSSNLGSTLWVFHPGLRTGISHIYPGLDWRINMRAILELKRIADKQGLRIAIENGPSPFPFLLKNVDDFLKFYDELRDDDIGITLDVGHANLNGQIPKFVESFPDRIVHVHVHDNLGDRDAHLGIGEGNIDWHSFLSSLKYAGYQGMLIVESEKNVHESLFRLKEMLSRL from the coding sequence ATGGCTGACAGCGAAAACCTAGACTTGCGAGGTATAAAAAGGATGAAAGCCGGTCTCTCAACACTCTACTGCTTAGGAAAATCATTTCGAATCCTCCTGAAGGAATTAAAGAATGCGCCGGTAAGCAATATTGAACTTGTCGATGAAGGATTACATTTCTTCACAGATAGGCGTATCGCCTCTATAAAGAAGATTGTTCGGGAAAGAGACTTTACAACAACCGTTCACGCTCCGTTTGCCGACATCAACATCGCATCGCCTAACAGGGACGTGTGGCAAATAGTCCTTAAGCGTCTCAAGAAGTCCATCCGATTTTCAAGTAATCTTGGATCGACATTATGGGTCTTTCATCCCGGTCTTAGAACCGGAATAAGCCACATTTATCCCGGCTTAGACTGGCGAATAAACATGCGGGCCATACTCGAACTAAAGAGGATTGCTGACAAACAAGGATTAAGAATAGCCATTGAGAATGGCCCCTCACCATTCCCATTTCTCTTAAAGAACGTGGACGACTTCTTAAAATTTTATGATGAGCTTCGAGATGATGATATTGGAATTACACTTGATGTGGGACATGCAAACTTGAACGGCCAAATTCCAAAATTTGTCGAATCGTTTCCAGATAGAATCGTTCACGTGCATGTTCATGATAATCTGGGCGACCGTGACGCTCACCTTGGCATTGGTGAGGGGAATATAGATTGGCACAGTTTTCTTTCCTCTCTCAAGTATGCTGGTTACCAAGGAATGCTAATCGTAGAGTCTGAAAAAAACGTTCATGAAAGCCTTTTTAGGCTAAAAGAGATGTTAAGCCGCCTCTGA
- a CDS encoding AAA family ATPase, which produces MVIGIAGMPGSGKNTVHEVAKRYGLPVFVMGDEVRVEAAKRGLEPTPENLGRLMLKLREEEGPEALAKRLVPKIMASKSPVIIVDGIRSMDEVREFRKFFPDFKLLAVHASPETRFKRLLKRKRSDDPKSWESFLERDDREVRVGLGEVIAKADFLVVNEGTLDQYMGELDRLFRKWLKIE; this is translated from the coding sequence ATGGTAATTGGAATAGCCGGGATGCCTGGCTCAGGAAAAAACACAGTTCATGAGGTGGCTAAGAGATACGGTCTGCCTGTCTTTGTCATGGGCGATGAGGTTCGGGTTGAGGCAGCGAAGAGAGGGCTTGAGCCGACGCCGGAAAACCTTGGCAGGCTTATGCTTAAGTTAAGGGAGGAAGAAGGTCCGGAGGCTCTGGCCAAAAGACTTGTTCCGAAAATAATGGCTTCTAAATCGCCAGTAATCATTGTTGATGGAATTAGAAGTATGGATGAGGTTAGAGAATTTAGAAAATTTTTCCCGGACTTTAAATTGCTTGCAGTTCATGCCTCTCCAGAAACAAGATTCAAACGGTTGCTTAAGAGAAAGAGAAGTGATGATCCTAAGAGTTGGGAATCCTTTCTTGAGCGTGATGATCGAGAGGTAAGGGTTGGACTAGGCGAAGTGATAGCGAAAGCTGATTTCCTCGTGGTTAATGAAGGAACCCTTGACCAGTATATGGGTGAACTTGACCGTCTATTCAGGAAGTGGTTAAAAATTGAATGA
- a CDS encoding zinc-ribbon domain-containing protein, with product MRELFCPNCGRKVQEGLNFCMYCGMRLAFKLESSPEEEVRSVIIRRIEAIKNKDPEEIRRLVDQNRYSKFDDWPPFELQKSEGISNEAKALKALKSYEYETRSWNIITLAESALATFIIRYRGEIRNLRFDIQSRVSVFLAKYGEKWKIIHEHWSRFPQHQPF from the coding sequence GTGCGTGAATTGTTCTGCCCAAACTGTGGGAGAAAAGTTCAGGAAGGATTAAACTTTTGCATGTACTGCGGCATGCGACTTGCATTCAAATTAGAGTCTTCTCCAGAAGAGGAAGTTCGAAGCGTCATAATCCGGAGAATCGAAGCCATTAAGAATAAGGATCCTGAAGAAATAAGGCGTCTTGTGGATCAAAATAGATACTCAAAATTCGATGATTGGCCCCCCTTTGAACTGCAAAAATCTGAGGGTATATCAAATGAGGCCAAAGCACTGAAAGCGCTCAAAAGTTATGAGTATGAGACAAGGTCTTGGAACATCATCACTCTCGCGGAATCCGCTCTTGCAACATTCATTATACGGTATCGTGGCGAGATTAGAAACTTGAGGTTCGACATACAGTCTCGAGTTTCAGTCTTCTTGGCTAAATATGGAGAAAAATGGAAAATAATCCATGAGCATTGGTCGCGTTTTCCTCAACATCAGCCTTTCTGA
- the rnz gene encoding ribonuclease Z: MSLKITFLGTAGSVPTIERSLPAIAVQREGELILFDCGEGTQRQMMKAKIGLSRNMRVLITHMHGDHVLGLPGLLQTMSLLERNKPLHIYGPKGIEAYFKAMMETVRFSLSFPVNVTEIWQDGLVFQEDDYQIHAIQAEHSIPSFAYALIEKQRPGKFYPEKARALGVPKGPLWSRLQRGHEVEFPNGRIVRPRDVLGPPRNGRKIVYSGDTRPSDKIAQIAKSADLLIHEATFSQDLAERAKEDGHSTPIEAAVIAKKAEVKLLVLTHISARYSDPEVLLDEAKMEFPRVVVAEDLMNIEVPLTD; the protein is encoded by the coding sequence ATGAGCCTCAAGATCACATTTCTAGGTACTGCTGGAAGTGTTCCTACGATAGAGAGATCATTACCCGCAATCGCAGTTCAGCGGGAAGGCGAACTCATCCTATTCGACTGTGGAGAGGGTACACAGAGACAGATGATGAAAGCTAAGATTGGCCTTAGCCGGAACATGAGAGTCCTCATAACACATATGCATGGAGATCACGTCCTGGGTCTACCTGGACTCCTACAGACAATGTCCTTACTTGAGAGGAATAAGCCGCTTCACATTTACGGTCCAAAAGGAATAGAAGCCTATTTTAAAGCCATGATGGAGACTGTCCGCTTTTCGCTAAGTTTTCCGGTTAATGTTACCGAGATATGGCAGGATGGCTTAGTCTTCCAAGAAGATGATTATCAGATTCACGCTATTCAAGCTGAGCATTCTATTCCATCTTTTGCATATGCCCTAATTGAGAAACAGCGTCCGGGAAAGTTCTACCCGGAGAAAGCTCGTGCATTAGGTGTCCCTAAGGGACCCTTATGGTCCAGGCTTCAACGCGGCCATGAAGTGGAGTTTCCAAATGGAAGAATTGTCCGGCCGAGGGACGTTTTGGGTCCTCCTAGGAATGGTCGTAAAATCGTATATTCCGGAGACACTAGACCATCTGATAAGATTGCTCAGATTGCTAAGTCAGCCGACCTTCTTATCCATGAAGCAACATTTTCACAAGATCTTGCCGAAAGAGCTAAGGAGGATGGACATTCAACTCCTATCGAAGCGGCAGTTATAGCGAAGAAAGCAGAGGTAAAGCTTCTAGTGTTAACACATATAAGTGCCAGATACAGTGATCCGGAAGTTCTATTGGATGAGGCGAAGATGGAGTTTCCTAGGGTAGTTGTAGCTGAAGACCTTATGAATATCGAAGTTCCATTAACTGATTAG
- the thpR gene encoding RNA 2',3'-cyclic phosphodiesterase, with amino-acid sequence MESIRAFISFDVEEDVVIRNIEDVQEMLINTGASLRLTKPENIHITIRFLGEIPFSMVDEIHGEMEKIDFRPFDIKIKGLGAFPNLRKISVIWAGISEGVNELRSIFYQLESAMQNLGFKPDPKGFSPHLTIARLKSGRNKEKLAEIIRELEDYEFGCIKAQCLRLKRSILTPNGPIYSVLRETCRS; translated from the coding sequence TTGGAGTCTATCAGGGCTTTCATATCTTTCGATGTTGAGGAGGATGTGGTGATACGCAACATCGAAGATGTTCAAGAGATGCTGATCAACACTGGCGCTAGCTTAAGACTAACAAAACCCGAAAACATTCATATCACAATTAGATTTCTCGGGGAGATTCCATTCAGCATGGTTGATGAAATACACGGCGAAATGGAGAAGATAGATTTTAGACCATTTGACATTAAAATAAAGGGATTGGGCGCCTTTCCTAATTTGAGGAAAATTTCAGTTATCTGGGCAGGCATAAGTGAAGGCGTGAATGAGCTACGAAGTATTTTCTATCAGTTGGAATCTGCAATGCAGAATCTTGGATTTAAGCCTGATCCTAAAGGTTTCTCGCCTCATCTGACCATCGCCCGTCTTAAGTCAGGTCGTAACAAAGAGAAGCTGGCGGAGATTATAAGGGAATTAGAGGATTATGAGTTTGGCTGTATAAAAGCGCAGTGCTTAAGGCTAAAAAGGAGCATCCTAACGCCAAACGGGCCGATATATTCTGTGTTGAGAGAGACATGCCG
- a CDS encoding TRM11 family methyltransferase, with the protein MYDFFFLVSGENLTLPCAEIKAILASEGVKFHVLEERPQILRISADKESIEKVKLRSAMLKVCGLELYNCGADINAIISCANETDFARFISEKETFAVRIIRIEGSARQISRTYLEGRIGEIILKKVEGAKVDLTAPQKIFFGILASDRFIFGLKLADVKPKSFEERCPKRRLFTHATTMPPKLARCMVNLAQPRPGSLILDPFCGTGSILIEAGLIGCQVLGFDVKRYMVRGCGKNLTSFGIKPNGLCVSDARLIPLRNETVDCIVTDPPYGTASSTIGLTLREVLDRFFASASRVIRKGGRICLAAPKTINVKMIGEKSGFTLLESHLIHVHRRLTREIAVFQLTN; encoded by the coding sequence GTGTATGATTTCTTCTTCTTAGTTTCAGGCGAGAATCTGACTCTTCCATGCGCTGAAATCAAAGCCATTCTGGCCTCAGAAGGCGTGAAGTTTCATGTTCTTGAAGAGAGACCGCAAATATTACGGATAAGTGCGGATAAAGAATCCATAGAGAAAGTTAAGCTTAGGTCAGCTATGCTTAAAGTCTGCGGGCTTGAACTCTACAATTGTGGTGCAGATATAAATGCTATCATTAGCTGCGCTAATGAAACTGACTTTGCCCGTTTCATCTCAGAAAAAGAGACTTTTGCAGTGCGTATAATAAGGATTGAGGGGAGCGCTAGACAAATTTCCAGAACATACTTGGAGGGAAGAATAGGGGAGATAATCCTTAAAAAGGTTGAGGGGGCTAAAGTCGACCTAACCGCGCCTCAGAAAATCTTCTTCGGCATCCTAGCTAGTGACCGGTTCATCTTCGGATTGAAGTTAGCAGATGTTAAGCCTAAAAGTTTCGAAGAAAGATGCCCAAAGAGGAGACTCTTTACACACGCCACCACTATGCCACCGAAACTTGCAAGATGCATGGTAAATCTCGCACAGCCGAGGCCGGGCAGTCTAATACTAGATCCATTCTGCGGAACAGGAAGCATCCTAATTGAGGCCGGATTAATCGGCTGCCAGGTTCTGGGCTTCGACGTTAAGAGGTACATGGTTAGAGGATGCGGCAAGAACCTTACGTCCTTCGGGATCAAGCCTAATGGTCTATGCGTATCTGATGCTCGCCTAATCCCTTTGCGTAATGAGACCGTCGATTGTATCGTTACGGATCCACCTTATGGAACAGCATCAAGCACAATTGGTCTGACCCTACGTGAAGTCTTAGATCGTTTCTTTGCCTCGGCAAGTAGAGTTATAAGGAAGGGGGGAAGAATATGTCTCGCTGCCCCAAAGACGATAAATGTCAAGATGATAGGAGAAAAATCTGGCTTCACACTATTAGAATCACATCTCATCCATGTTCATAGAAGATTGACACGCGAGATCGCAGTCTTCCAGCTTACCAATTAA